A window from Candidatus Arthromitus sp. SFB-rat-Yit encodes these proteins:
- a CDS encoding gluconeogenesis factor YvcK family protein, with protein sequence MELFDKFCNNPKVVVIGGGTGIPTILKGIKKFTKNITSVVTVADDGGGSGILRDELGILPPGDIRNCLIALANTEPIMEELLKYRFSDGNLKNQNFGNLFIAAMIGITNNFESAVKAMSDVLAITGKVLPVTNENIVLEAKLHNGIVVRGESKIPEEVIKHNSRIKEISIIPSDAKPIEDCIDEILNADAIIFGPGSLYTSILPNLKVKEICDSINKNNGKHIYVSNIMTQHGETGGYTLYDHVKSIFDNTNILKLDYIIVNNGKLSNEYEDRYKVKNSELVYCDDEKFEGMDVKIVKDNLIKIENDFIRHDEDRVSRIIMKIINDNNEM encoded by the coding sequence GTGGAGTTATTTGATAAATTTTGCAATAATCCAAAAGTTGTAGTTATAGGAGGAGGTACAGGTATTCCGACAATTCTAAAAGGAATAAAAAAGTTTACTAAAAATATTACATCGGTAGTTACTGTTGCAGATGATGGTGGAGGATCTGGAATATTAAGAGATGAGTTGGGTATATTACCTCCTGGAGATATAAGAAATTGTTTGATAGCTCTTGCAAACACAGAACCTATAATGGAAGAACTCTTAAAATACAGATTTAGCGATGGGAATTTAAAGAACCAAAATTTTGGAAATTTATTTATAGCAGCTATGATAGGTATTACGAATAATTTTGAGAGTGCAGTGAAAGCTATGAGTGATGTTTTGGCTATAACAGGCAAGGTATTGCCTGTTACAAATGAGAACATAGTGCTTGAAGCTAAACTCCATAATGGAATTGTCGTAAGAGGAGAGTCAAAAATTCCTGAAGAAGTTATAAAGCACAATAGTCGAATTAAAGAGATATCTATAATACCTAGTGATGCAAAACCTATAGAAGATTGTATCGATGAGATATTGAATGCTGATGCAATTATTTTTGGACCAGGGAGTTTATATACAAGTATTTTACCTAATTTAAAGGTAAAAGAGATATGCGATTCCATAAATAAAAATAATGGGAAACATATTTATGTTTCAAATATTATGACGCAGCATGGTGAAACGGGAGGATATACATTATATGACCATGTTAAGAGTATATTTGATAATACAAATATTTTGAAACTAGATTATATTATTGTAAATAATGGTAAATTATCTAATGAATATGAAGATAGGTATAAAGTTAAAAATTCTGAGCTTGTATATTGTGATGATGAAAAATTTGAAGGTATGGATGTAAAAATAGTGAAGGATAATTTGATAAAGATAGAGAATGATTTTATAAGACACGATGAAGATAGGGTGTCTAGAATTATAATGAAGATTATTAATGATAATAATGAAATGTAA
- the rapZ gene encoding RNase adapter RapZ: MEVIIVTGLSGAGKTQVIREFEDLNYFCIDNMPPQFVQKFGELCKQTNGNVSKLAFVIDIRGREFFDYIDNVLEWFEENSINYKILFLDCSDEILIRRFKETRRLHPLSYDGKILNGILKERKKLEFLRKKANLIMDTSNLKVQELKKKVRDFICGNYIDSDFIVQIISFGYKYGIPLECDLTFDVRFIDNPFYIEELKKLTGLDKEVKEFVLKNPECREFLVKLEDIIKFLLPNYKKEGKKHLTIGIGCTGGQHRSVAVSEELYNILYNYRNYKIILEHKDIIKNV, translated from the coding sequence ATGGAAGTTATTATAGTTACAGGTCTTTCAGGGGCGGGGAAGACTCAAGTTATTAGAGAGTTTGAGGATTTAAATTATTTTTGTATTGACAATATGCCACCACAATTTGTACAAAAATTTGGTGAGTTGTGTAAACAAACAAATGGGAATGTTTCAAAACTTGCATTTGTTATAGATATACGTGGAAGGGAATTTTTTGATTATATAGATAATGTTTTAGAGTGGTTTGAAGAAAATTCTATAAACTATAAGATATTATTTTTAGATTGCTCAGACGAAATATTGATCAGAAGATTTAAGGAAACTAGAAGACTACATCCATTATCTTACGATGGTAAAATTTTAAATGGAATATTAAAAGAGAGGAAAAAACTAGAGTTTCTTAGGAAAAAAGCTAATTTAATTATGGATACTTCGAATTTGAAAGTACAGGAATTAAAAAAGAAAGTAAGAGATTTTATATGTGGAAATTATATAGATAGCGATTTTATAGTTCAAATAATTTCTTTTGGATATAAATATGGAATACCTTTAGAGTGCGATTTAACATTTGATGTTAGATTTATAGATAATCCTTTTTATATTGAGGAATTAAAAAAATTAACAGGTCTTGATAAAGAGGTTAAGGAGTTTGTTCTTAAAAATCCTGAATGTAGAGAATTTTTAGTAAAATTAGAAGATATTATAAAATTTTTATTACCCAATTATAAAAAAGAAGGTAAGAAACATTTGACAATTGGAATTGGGTGTACAGGAGGACAACATAGATCGGTTGCTGTATCAGAAGAGTTATATAATATTTTATATAACTATAGAAACTATAAAATAATTTTAGAGCATAAAGATATTATTAAAAATGTATAA
- the murB gene encoding UDP-N-acetylmuramate dehydrogenase produces the protein MYGDYKVLLEQLKFILCSENIKIDESMKKYTTFKLGGACDIMIFPSSEEELIESIKCIIKNKTPYFVLGRGSNLLVKDKGIRGVVVNLTKLNRVSIEKNIIRAESGANLSNVSIIAKDNSLCGFSFACGIPGTIGGAVNMNAGAYGGEMSQVVIGVKVIDLNGEVFYIPREEIEFGYRTTTVMERKYIVIRCDISLEYGNKEEIHDEMKDLMHKRKMKQPIEYPSAGSTFKRPEGYFAGKLIEDCGFRGYIHKNVMVSEKHCGFIVTRNENATASEVLELIDIVKNRVYDKFNVMLDTEVRIIGED, from the coding sequence ATGTATGGTGATTATAAGGTTTTATTAGAACAATTAAAATTTATCTTATGTTCTGAAAATATAAAGATAGATGAATCAATGAAAAAGTATACGACGTTTAAATTAGGTGGAGCTTGTGATATTATGATTTTTCCATCAAGCGAAGAAGAACTTATAGAATCTATAAAATGTATTATAAAAAATAAGACTCCATATTTTGTGTTAGGACGTGGATCCAACCTTCTTGTTAAGGACAAGGGTATTAGAGGTGTTGTTGTTAATTTAACTAAGTTAAACAGGGTAAGTATAGAGAAAAATATAATAAGAGCTGAATCTGGGGCCAATTTATCAAATGTATCCATAATTGCAAAGGATAATTCTTTGTGTGGATTTTCTTTTGCTTGTGGAATACCTGGAACCATTGGTGGTGCTGTTAATATGAATGCAGGAGCATATGGTGGAGAAATGAGTCAAGTAGTAATTGGAGTTAAAGTTATTGATTTAAATGGAGAAGTATTTTATATACCAAGGGAAGAAATAGAGTTTGGATATAGAACAACTACAGTGATGGAAAGAAAATATATAGTTATAAGATGCGATATATCTTTGGAATATGGAAATAAAGAAGAAATTCATGATGAGATGAAAGATTTAATGCACAAAAGAAAAATGAAACAACCTATTGAGTATCCATCTGCAGGAAGTACTTTTAAACGTCCAGAGGGATATTTTGCAGGTAAGCTCATAGAAGATTGTGGATTTAGAGGATATATACACAAAAATGTAATGGTATCTGAAAAGCATTGTGGGTTTATTGTTACAAGAAATGAAAATGCTACAGCTAGTGAGGTTTTGGAACTTATCGATATAGTTAAAAATAGAGTATACGATAAATTTAATGTTATGTTAGATACGGAAGTTAGAATTATTGGAGAGGATTAA